The Thamnophis elegans isolate rThaEle1 chromosome Z, rThaEle1.pri, whole genome shotgun sequence genome contains a region encoding:
- the DPH3 gene encoding DPH3 homolog: MSVFHDEVEIEDFEYDEDTETYSYPCPCGDRFLITREDLENGEDVATCPSCSLIVKVIYDKEQFMCGEEVSPLTESKTLVKC, encoded by the exons ATGTCCGTTTTCCACGACGAGGTGGAGATCGAGGACTTCGAATACGATGAGGATACCGAGACCTACAGCTATCCGTGCCCCTGTGGAGACCGCTTTCTTATTACGCGG GAAGATCTGGAGAATGGGGAAGATGTGGCGACCTGCCCAAGTTGTTCACTTATAGTCAAAGTGATCTACGACAAG gaaCAGTTCATGTGTGGCGAAGAAGTCTCACCACTTACAGAAAGCAAAACATTAGTTAAATGCTGA
- the LOC116520361 gene encoding vitelline membrane outer layer protein 1 homolog produces MQLLSVSLFLASIFLASAVDRQYISANGTFANRRDYDSITVKNGGHWGVWTWIDKCPPGSYAIGFSIRVEEYRGASDDTSLNGIRLFCSTEQTNNIMYTVESEPGEYGHWSGIRWCPRNGILRSFQLKVEPEQGAGDDTAVNNIRFRCSNGLQIEEAGGQFGEYSEWSTPCERGGICGLQTKQEPYQGFFADDTALNDVRFFCCE; encoded by the exons atgcagcttctttctgtctccctttttCTTGCTTCTATATTCCTTGCATCGGCAGTAGATAGGCAATATATCAGTGCTAATGGCACCTTTGCAAACCGAAGAGATTATGACTCTATAACTGTTAAAAATGGAGGACATTGGGGGGTTTGGACATGGATTGACAAGTGTCCACCAGGATCATATGCCATTGGATTTAGTATAAGG GTGGAAGAATATAGAGGAGCTAGTGATGACACTTCACTCAATGGAATCAGATTATTCTGTTCAACTGAGCAAACCAACAATATTATGTATACTGTTGAATCTGAACCTGGAGA ataCGGACACTGGTCAGGAATTAGATGGTGTCCCCGAAATGGTATTTTACGTTCTTTTCAGTTGAAAGTTGAACCAGAGCAAGGAGCTGGAGATGACACAGCAGTAAACAACATCCGATTCCGTTGCAGCAATGGTCTTCAAATTGAAGAAGCTGGTGGTCAATTTGGTGAATACAGTGAGTGGAGTACCCCTTGTGAGAGAGGAGGAATTTGTGGCCTTCAAACTAAGCAGGAGCCCTATCAGGGCTTTTTTGCAGATGATACAGCCTTAAATGATGTTCGCTTCTTCTGCTGTGAATAA